In Microvenator marinus, one genomic interval encodes:
- the tsaB gene encoding tRNA (adenosine(37)-N6)-threonylcarbamoyltransferase complex dimerization subunit type 1 TsaB, which translates to MKAENEFELVLALDTSSKIQTIALVRGQNLLERRQHLANNNHAASLLKNISQTLESHGLSVADLDLISVGLGPGSFTGLRVGLANAKALALSAGVAVVGVSSLAAMARPVWAARREVTVALADARRNECYISVLDEDFQLVQADKALSPTECANTIRRLAEASAVSVVGPGLDAYSKFFEDLPKNVSRFGEGWDCPSPYSLALLGREKALASQTLSWKQLEPNYIRPSDAKVKTPKSA; encoded by the coding sequence ATTCAGACAATCGCTTTGGTTCGTGGGCAGAATCTCTTGGAGAGGCGCCAGCACCTCGCCAATAACAACCATGCGGCGAGCCTCTTGAAAAACATCTCACAGACGCTCGAATCACACGGTTTGAGCGTTGCTGATTTGGATTTGATCAGTGTTGGACTCGGCCCGGGGAGCTTCACCGGCCTTCGAGTGGGACTCGCAAACGCCAAGGCGCTCGCCCTCTCGGCAGGAGTAGCTGTGGTGGGTGTCTCGAGCTTGGCCGCAATGGCGAGGCCTGTCTGGGCTGCGCGCAGGGAGGTCACGGTCGCCCTAGCCGACGCGCGAAGAAACGAGTGCTACATCTCGGTATTGGATGAGGACTTTCAACTCGTCCAAGCTGACAAAGCGCTCTCGCCAACTGAGTGCGCGAACACGATTCGACGACTGGCCGAAGCGAGCGCGGTGAGCGTGGTAGGCCCCGGCCTTGACGCATACTCGAAATTCTTCGAAGACCTCCCCAAGAACGTTAGCCGGTTTGGTGAGGGCTGGGATTGCCCGTCGCCCTACTCTCTTGCCCTTCTCGGACGCGAAAAAGCGCTCGCCAGTCAGACGCTTTCCTGGAAGCAGCTGGAGCCGAATTATATTCGGCCGAGCGACGCAAAAGTAAAAACCCCAAAAAGCGCCTAG